The Sminthopsis crassicaudata isolate SCR6 chromosome 5, ASM4859323v1, whole genome shotgun sequence genome contains the following window.
GTGAAGTACCAAGAATGAAAACTATGGTTGTGTTTCAATTGtcaatatttgatatctttttagttttcaaaactatgtataaataaatttcctttttctccccccatgtttttccttataaatttaaaatagatttggcTACTGGATATCtgtggtggtggtgttttttttctccccatacTTCATAAGCTTATAGATTGGGAGTTAAAAAGAACTTTTTAGAATATAACTCTGAACTCCACCCCCATTCCTCTACCCCAtttcacagagaaaaaaatgaggtcCAAAAAGGCTATGAAATTTGACCACATTTAAATTGATAGAGATCTGAAATTCAAACTGGAGtcctaaataagaaaattaaaatgtacccatctcttttttcttattcatcaGGCAAGTtgtaaaaattgctttaaaatatcaAGGATCCATTTAAAGGGCCAGGAAGCTCTCTAAAATGAATTTCAATTATATCTTAGCATCACAGACTATAAGAACTGCAAGGACCATGAAGTCCAACCAGAAGTGAACAATAATTCCTTGTTAGTGATCATCTCTAACAAGAGGGAACTGAAAACTACCTCTAAAGTCTCCATCCAAATAACAGAATAGTAGGATGGCTTGGGTGTATATGGGAAGACACCTGTTTAAATAGAGTAGGGCTGACTCCACCTCTGAGCAAGAAACAATCTCTCTGGCCAGTGTGATTGCAGGGACTGGCATTTTGAGACTCCATTAACCCACCTCACTTGCAAGCTTATTTGTAGATTTGTACTATGGATCAAAGTGAAGTGATTCTGTTAGGGATCTTATCCCAGGCTATATGTCATTTTTCTTGCTCTTCCTTGTCACTCTATTCATTCCAGGTCTAGCAATATAAATGGTAATTCGTCCTTCATTGAGTAGTgtcaaatgccaaaaaaaaatttgatatcaAGTAATCCCttcatgttaaaagaaaaaaagactacaCACAGAGCATTGAGAGAAAACCTTGACATGCTACCAAATCTACCATAGTggtttttttattataaactgaTGACACCAAGACATTAAATGGCTATGGTATCAAAAAACAGAAAACTATttgtctatgaaaaaaaaaaaaaattccccttttAGTTTGCTACAAAGGgtctaataagagaaaaaaaaaaaaataacaaagtttcgAAAAAGTTTATTTGTATATTAAATACTAATTATGATGGTTAAACAGGTCCACATAACTGAGATTTTTCTTTATAAGAACAAGTTACTTCAATCAAAAAGCAATTTACTTTGGAAATTTCCAATGATTAGTTGTATGTCATGTAACGAGGAGTAGCACTGAATTTGGCGTATGATTTAATAACCTTATTCACAGCTTCCAAGAAATCCTTCTCAGTGGCAATTTTTCGTCGTGCTCTGATTGCAAACATCCCTGCTTCAGTGCAAACGCTTCTAATTTCAGCACctttcaaacattaaaaaaaaaaaaaaaggcaatttaattcaatattcaataaatgcaaaatggacagaATACCCAAACACTGACCAAGACTTATTCACTTACCAGTGCTATTGGGACACAACCGTGCTAACAACTCAAATCTTATATCTCTTTCAACACTCATTGAACgagcatgaattttgaaaatatgtgTCCGACcctaaaaaaacagaaataaatattgctaaaaaatcacagaaacactaggggatggggtggggtaGCTACAAGTATttctaaagtaaaaataaatttcttacctcCAGATCAGGTAAGctaaattcaatttttctgtCCAGTCTCCCAGGCCTCATCAATGCTGGGTCCAAAGTATCAGGTCTGTTAGTGGCCATCAGTACTTTAATATTACCTCGGGGATCAAATCCATCCAGCTGATTGATAAGTTCCAACATGGTTCGTTGTACCTCATTGTCACCTCCAGCTCCATCATCAAAACGAGCAccttttaaaaaggataaaaactATTAGGCTGCATTGTTGTAATctacaaagcattttttaaaaggtttctttaaaatctgattatttactttttgtataTACTATACTGGAAAAAGGCATAAAATTTTGCGAAAGTGTATCCTTTACAGTAAATACAATGCAAAGCTTGTAAATAAATGTAACACATTCCTGTACTTTTGCTCcattatccttttcttcttctcaaagACAGGGCTGGGATCCCACAAATTGTACAGAAATTTACCAAACTCACCATGGAATATTATCGTAATATTCAAATACAGCAAAACCTTATTAAAGGAATATTAGgtcaatttttcctcctttctttccactAAAGAATAATCAGCTTACATCTCTTATAAAGTAAATCTTATTTTAATGTGAagctttttttaatataaaattcctATAAGTAGGTGCATTTGAAATAGcctgataaataaaattttaattttcaaattatttttattgtcaaaCATCTGAATATATATCTGTATACCATTATAACATGGAAGTCCTGAATAAAGTCTACTACCTAATACCAAAGTCTAAGGACCAATGTTGTTTTACTTTCCTAAATTAATGAACATCTCATCTCCAGCATGATACAGTGGAAAAACTTCTAACTCTTCCACTTTACTATTATAATTAGTACaaattgggggaagggaaaggtttTGAACTAAATGGTCTTCAAGGtcctttctaaatctaaatctataatcttagcatcttttaaattttctaatataaTAGAACATTATTATAAAACAACTAAGAATTTTGGACATATCTCAGCTTAAGTCAGATGTGGCCCTTTCTCATCATAATAAAGTTCTCAAAAGCTCtcttaatttatgtaataaactaaattccatagaaaataatggtgtaacttttaaaaagtaaaagtaaaaaaagtattcCAATCACATAAGCATATAGCTATTCATACTAGAATTAAATCAAGTCCTTTGAAATATAACTACATACAAAAAAGTCAAATGTAAATTAATTAGTAAGTTAGACATTACTAAAACTGTGCCCAACATTCTTATTACACAGAGGTCCTACTGTTAAAGTTATTCTCACCATTAAGCAACATTGGGGCAGTGCATGGTATCCTAATCCTAGTATTAAGAGTCTTGGATACTGAGAAGAAAAATATCCTTCTCTATAGCCATTTCAAGAAGCTTACCTAAAAATAGAGAATTTACtgtatttttacttatataattctcttaaaatgttattttcaccTGTATGATCTTATAACTGAGCTCATAAACAAGTAAAAATATAGTAATTTCCATACcagaaagatttttatattttgaccTTGTAATTCTTGCGAATTCTGACCCCAAAATAGTTTTATTAAATGTTACTCATACCTCCAATAGCatcaatttcatcaaagaaaataaggCAAGCCTTTTTGGTTCTGGCCATTTCAAACAGCTCACGGACCATTCGAGCCccctaataagaaaaaaatgagttgagACACATAATTAAGAGTCAGCTTAATAAAACCTTATGCATAACCCAACAAAAACAGTGCTTATTTTTGCAATGCTACAAAAAATATCTTATCAAAACTCAGCTAAGCCCCAGGTATGACAGTCAGATTAAtgtccctttaaaaaaaacagagaaaaacccAAACTTGCCAAAAGTCcccttgaaaaatataatttatacataaaaatttCAATAAGCAAACTTAACTACCGCCTGGTGTTCACAGTTACGTACTTTTACCTATGTTGTTTTTAGTGATTAGTAATAGAAGCTGTTTCCCTTTGCATTACTCTCAATTCCCATATACAGTATGTTCCTGAATTCACAAATGGAACAGTGCAACACAGCCTATTCAAAAAAACAATGTTAAAGAACAAAGAGCTCAGGCtagaatttttaacattttatataaataaaattattgccAAGCCTtaatccctttcccctttttcttgtATTGCATTTTTGATATGTTTGCTCTAAACACCAGCATCCTTCAACTGTATGCAAAAGACCATGCATTGCTTCAAAATTACTGGAAAGTACAGTTAATGAAAGCAGTGTAGTTTCTGAGCTGTTTAACTACCACAATACAATCATCAAACATTCATCACTTGGCTTATAAGAATGACTCAgataaatagtttttctttttttaatactttgcATTATAAAATCTCATGCCTTATCTGCTGTTGCtttgttcattattattaattcacTTTACCTCTCCAACATATTTCTGTACAAGTTCAGATCCAATAACTCGGATGAAGCAAGCATCTGTCCTGTTAGCAACAGCACGAGCACAAAGAGTCTTGCCTGTGCCTGGGGGACCAAAAAGAAGCACGCCTTTGGGGGGTTCAATACCAAGGTTAACAAATCTCTCTGGctgcaaaagagaaaaagttcATACTAGTGTATAAAAGGgaattttgtatatacttatttttaaaattaaattttaggtACTTGATCTAAATGAGAAATTTTATCTACTTCCTGGCCTCAGAATCAAAGAATTGCCACATATTATGTAATCTATATAACATAGTAAAATTATTCTCACTGTTCACAAGGTCATggtaaaagaagttttaaaactTGTCTACATTTCATGCTAATTTTGATAAAATTGTAACAGAAAAATCAGtacattttcttttaagtaaTTACCATTAAGACAGCCCAGCTTCAAATAATATTCAATTTTCTAGCTTATTATTTTACTACATCTAATGTTCTGAGATAATTTAAACCCATTTACTACTGCTTCCTTTAGACCAGTTACTGGTACTGCTCCACAATAAATGAATCCCTGATTCAATATATTAAAAGGTAGGTAAGATCATAGTTTCTCATCTTTACAAAaacaattccttcaatttttcatCATATGCTCGCTTCTCAAAATCTTTAAACCTTCTCCTTGCTTTCATCTggattttatcttcttttcttctctatttcaaaaggatgtttattttctaaaaattatttacaccatgaaaaaagaaatcttaattaCAGAGGCCCCCAAAATGCATATGTTCAAGCATTACTTCATACAAAGTAATTTAAAGCTTAATAGAATTCCACTTACATGAAGCAGTGGGGTTTCAACTACTTCTCTTAGTTTCTCAATTTGTTCTTTGCAACCACCAACATCACTGTATGTGACATCAGGTTTTTCTTCCACCTAAGACAGAAAAATAcacaatctattttaaaatttcagttgttTAATTGTGAACTGAATATAGACCCAAATAAATATAGACCAATAACCCAAAAGcaagacttgaaggaagtaaggactttaataataatgaaacacTGCCTTGGAACTCCCAAACAACCtaaattttacaatattgttagGAATAGGAAAATATGTAAGCTAGTCAATACTTTGCAAGGCACCAGTTTTTTCAGACTACTCTGCAAGACTATTTAACAgaagttttgttttaatattatatatatatatatatatatatatatatatatatgtgtgtgaacagTCCGCCAGTTACAAATTTCAAAAATCTTCATAATGAATGTAATTGTACTTCAAAGAAACTGGAATTCTTTTCTCTCCCATAATAACTTACCTGCATCATAGTAACTGTTGGATCAATCTTGGGAGGCAGGGGAATATGAATTTGATACTTATTTCTGTCCACactgagggaggaaaagaaaaactcttattcagacattttctagTTAAAACAGAGAAGGCTCAGAAAAAAGATCCAACATGCCTGTAATGAGATATAACATGGTTTGGTAGACTAAatacagatgaaggaaaaaaaaagcataaatcaATAGATTTTGCCTTAGGCAAGTCAATCAAATCTCCATTTGTCTATTGTGGTAGTCAGAACCCTGACCTTAACATCACACTGCTTTTGTTATAACTAATTATAActaaaattttatgttaaaatatatatttacctaaTGAACAATCCATACAAACtgctatttcttaatattttaatatcattttactTCTGCATAgcactttaaaaacttttaatatgAGTTTGTCATCTATTATTTAATGTCACTTTTATAACaatcttttaagaaaattaaggcagggggcagctgggtggcgtagtggatagagcaccagcactgaattcaggaggacccaagttcaaatctggtctcagacacttaccacttcctagctgtgtgaccctgggcaaatcacttaaccctagcctcagaaaaaaaaaaaaaaaaaagaaaagaaaattaaggcagagacttaaaaaacaaaacaaaacaaaacaaaacaaaaaaaaaaaaaaaaaaaaaaaattaaatggcctTCCCAAAATCATTCACATCTAACTACTATATCATAAGAGCACCAAAATTCTTTTATGAGCTAGATCAAACTAGCTAAGtgacttggaaaaatgaaattacaaattcTTTATCCTTAAACTCTGTTCTTATATCTTTCTGATATCTAGAACAATCAGTGAGATGTAACCAATCAGCTTGGAGATAAAGGAATGGGAAACAAATAAAGGATTCCAGttgaccaaatatttattaaccatttTACCTTATGTTTGTGGGTATGCAAAGATGAAAAACagcacagtccctgccctcaaggtgaCCTTGGAGAGAATACTTTTTATAGAAATGATAGGGACCTTAAGAAGATTGAGGGAGTTTAAAAACTTTATGGTAAAGAAACAGAAGCAGCAAAAGAAGGGGAAGACTCAACTATAGtatttcaaagataattttgGGTGTACAATGACTTGAATAAATTCAATCAAAATAAAATGTGCACTGCATCATAGTATCTTTAGTGAAAGAAGAATATAGTAAGCAGACATCTTACCCAACTCTCATTCCTTCTTCAATGTCAGTAGGTGCTACCTGATCACTGAGGTCCACCACAAATTTGGCAAACTGCTTCACATTGATAATGTATTTTGGGTCCTCTGAATCGGCATTGATTATCTTTGTACACCTACCACAGAAATACTTATGATTACAGCAAGAAAAGGATGCCATACTACAAGTGAGTTTTATACTGCGAATATACCATACAAAAGTAAATTGAGACCTAAAGATATGACTATTGCTCAAAGTAATAGTACTGAAAACTAAACTGTAGAGTTAAATAAAGCAAATTAAGATTAAAGGAATCATTTTCTCAAGATATCTCATAATAGACAATGTGAAACACAAGGTTGCTCATCCTATTGGCAGCAGTTCTTAACAGCCTGAAATATCTCAAGTGCTTTACATCTATCACTTGGACCTTATAACAACTCTGGAAGTAGGTATTAGTTATTAatatcctcaatttacagatgaagttaATATCAGAGAGGCTTAGTGGTATGTCCACTATTATATAGATAGTATTAgagctaaaaataaaatccagaCGTACCCTCTCTGGTCTATATTCTTCTCTACCTTAGCTGACACTGCCTCTCCTCATGTCACACTGCTATCCTTTGTAACaggaaaaatcattatttatgAATATTTGTAATAATGAATAAAGGATATACTATATTCCCACAATTCCTTTCATctagagagaataataaaaataaaaacaaactttataAAACAAAAGCTACTCTACAAACTCACATTCACCTGACCAACAAATCAGAACAGTATCTgtataaacaattttttaattctattttactaTTAAGTTTCACTATATAAAATTTCTCAAAACTGCTAAATCATATCCAAGAAATTCCTTTATGTTATCAGTTCCTAAGTGCCAACTCCAAAGAATTTTTGTAGAAAGCTTCACTTCaggaatttaaatgaaaaactttttaacagGCACTAATGTGTTAGGTGTCAAGACTTTGTGAAGTCTAACAGATTTATCTTTAGACAAAATTAATCAGATACAATTACTACCTTGCAACCTGTAGTGGCTGTTCACTCTGAAGAGTCTGTTTATCTGCAGCCAAATCCCAAAGCGCTGGGGGAGCCAGacctgtgtctgactctttaatacctagaaaaaagaaacattaaagtcATTGAAAAGTATTATATTAACCTGCTCTGAAACaagtataaaacaatattttaaatttggaattttaatatttattatattccaaataatataaaatagcatCATAATAAGATAAACTCtgtataacaaaaattatttccatgacttagacaatattctattataatattaCCAAGATTCATCCACTAAAGTCTACTAAACTGGGATTTGATCTGGAAAATACCTATCTTAAGGAAAGtaactattataaatacataagCACTCTAAATGGTTACATAGGAAAATAtggtaaattaaataaaatgagattcaatttgttaaaaaaaaaaaaaaaccagaatccaGAAAATACACATTTAATGAAAACAAATCCTGAGGTCAAATGCTTACTCACACACTAttcagaagaaagggaaaggagggaacaTACCAGTGAGCTCATTGATTTTCTTAAGAAGTTGCTGGATGTCATCTTCTACTTGTTTGATCTGTCTAGAATAAGTGCTCTGGCCCTGAAAGAGAAAAGCAATTCTAATTAATACAAACTAAAACTTATAAACTATAACTAAAAAACTAACTGGGAATGCGGGAGGTCTATGACCATATTATTTGTTATTACCTCTAAGGTTATAAGACTGACAATATAATATCTGTATCATTTTCATACTATTTCCTACAACTTCAAATGCACTCAAATTCTCTCTTACTCAAGGTTATAAACAAAAAACTGTGCCTGATAGTATCAAAAACCAaagatacacataaacatatgcaAATTAGGCAGGTATACatcatatagaaaaaaatgatctttCACTCATCtttgtattattaatataaaaatcaacATCTGTGtaatttatttcaaaatccaTTCAAAGCAGAAACATATAGCCCtaattatatataataggaaGTAATTTGtgtaaaaaatttataaagcaagGCAATAAATTCTTGATGGTGATAATTGGCATCCAATTCATAAAtctataaacattttcatatccTCTTTTTTCCCAAACCCCCTCTACCACCGAAGACCTAATGGTCAAACGGCAAGCCAATCCAAAAGTAAAGTTAATTCACATAATGAATAGTATGAGCCCAGGTAATAGTGTTATCACTATGGGTAAGGTTTAGTTCCAACATAACAATCAACAACATTTTTAGTTTTCATGTTAGAACATAAATATTGCCATTGCCATGTGTTACATATACATGGCTCATCTAGTCCAATGGATCTCAAAATATGGTCTGAAACTGATAGACTCTTTAAAGAGATCTACAAAGTAAACTACTATTATACTACTACTAAGACCTTACTTGACTCTCTTTTCTAATTACTTATTTGTGAAAAaccatattttttcttatatgcttcaaccaaaaataataataataaaaaaattaaatgcagaagtAAATATGAGAATCCAATTAATTGTCTTCTACAAAGgtggacattaaaaaaattaccaACGGgaagctaggtagcgcagtggatagagcaccagccttgaattcaggaggaccagagtttaaatctgatctcagacacttaacacttcctagctgtgtgaccctgggcaagtcacttaaccccagcctcagggggagggggggaatttGCAAAATTATGTAAAGCAGTTACACTCAACTTTTGTATTTCGAAAAGTTGTTCTTCAGTGGAAAAGTTATTTATGTTACTATGGAatgggtttattattattattttttaatgaatattatgaaaatgtCTAAGTTTTAGTTTCTAATGCAATAAACACTGATAGTTAAAAtgcatataaacaaaaaaatttctttgaagttctcaataatttttaagagtttaaagaggtcctgagaccaaaaagtttgagatgaCCTGTAAGGTCAACACTGGAAACCAAGAATATTGCTATTTTCTTTAATACTCCCACTATGagactatttcttttatttgtctaAACCTTCTTTAGCCTATATTTTTAGCTTGTATCACACCACTTAAGAAAGAATTCCACACATGTGAAGCAATTATTACTTTGTCTCTTTCAAACTTCAAAATGTTCCCTTGTTCTAGTCATCCTGGACTCAGTGGTCATCACCAAGTTTTACTTTACCTCCATTCCCAGTTCCCCATTCCCTCATGATTCCATAGTCTAAAATGATATCCCTTCTGTTTTTGTTCCTTCAGAATGACAAGTCTAGAAACTTGTTAGTCTATCAATATATAGAAGTCTTCCATGATTTCCTATAAACCCTTAATCCTGCACTTGGCATTTCACCAtgcattctcttttcctgttcaTCTATACTTTATCTATAATTTTGTCAGTGGCAAAAGATACTCTACCCATCAAACCAGATCACATATATCTTAATTATAAAACAATCTTCAAGAGCTGGTGTAACCAAAAAGATCTATCATTCTGTGATCAACCTGATGATAAGCCTCACCAAGTTTA
Protein-coding sequences here:
- the PSMC2 gene encoding 26S proteasome regulatory subunit 7 isoform X1; this encodes MPDYLGADQRKTKEEEKDDKPIRGQRSGFVLIRIAFLFQGQSTYSRQIKQVEDDIQQLLKKINELTGIKESDTGLAPPALWDLAADKQTLQSEQPLQVARCTKIINADSEDPKYIINVKQFAKFVVDLSDQVAPTDIEEGMRVGVDRNKYQIHIPLPPKIDPTVTMMQVEEKPDVTYSDVGGCKEQIEKLREVVETPLLHPERFVNLGIEPPKGVLLFGPPGTGKTLCARAVANRTDACFIRVIGSELVQKYVGEGARMVRELFEMARTKKACLIFFDEIDAIGGARFDDGAGGDNEVQRTMLELINQLDGFDPRGNIKVLMATNRPDTLDPALMRPGRLDRKIEFSLPDLEGRTHIFKIHARSMSVERDIRFELLARLCPNSTGAEIRSVCTEAGMFAIRARRKIATEKDFLEAVNKVIKSYAKFSATPRYMTYN
- the PSMC2 gene encoding 26S proteasome regulatory subunit 7 isoform X2 encodes the protein MPDYLGADQRKTKEEEKDDKPIRALDEGDIALLKTYGQSTYSRQIKQVEDDIQQLLKKINELTGIKESDTGLAPPALWDLAADKQTLQSEQPLQVARCTKIINADSEDPKYIINVKQFAKFVVDLSDQVAPTDIEEGMRVGVDRNKYQIHIPLPPKIDPTVTMMQVEEKPDVTYSDVGGCKEQIEKLREVVETPLLHPERFVNLGIEPPKGVLLFGPPGTGKTLCARAVANRTDACFIRVIGSELVQKYVGEGARMVRELFEMARTKKACLIFFDEIDAIGGARFDDGAGGDNEVQRTMLELINQLDGFDPRGNIKVLMATNRPDTLDPALMRPGRLDRKIEFSLPDLEGRTHIFKIHARSMSVERDIRFELLARLCPNSTGAEIRSVCTEAGMFAIRARRKIATEKDFLEAVNKVIKSYAKFSATPRYMTYN